Proteins encoded together in one Stutzerimonas stutzeri window:
- a CDS encoding PAS domain S-box protein: MNAEHCAPAATWNEAERLIALARYTALDALCITDLEALAAMAADLCACPAAAIHFVDDQYQHCMAAFALEREAVVRERSPSAWAIRQEGALVLPHTDTLAQFELPRLADGQTTGFYAAVILRSSDGLPLGTLSVFDHQPRELTPRQGTQLLAVARQVMALLELSRLRGEQERSRQIIDSAQDYAILATDLQGRITSWNSGAQRLLGWSSEEAIGRDVACIFSEADRSAQVPQAEMRTALEQGRAGDERWHLRKDGSRFWASGILTPLLHDGQTQGFVKILRDLTESRQQQAAARETEERYRALVDLSPQIIWQCDAAGGLTFCNSYWCEFTGLGEANSTGEGWLAAVSTSDRQRVAEQWQTALRRELPFKLELPLRDVDGNLRWFQANAAPTYDADGQLLRWVCVAQDIDSRRRSEMQRLESEAFTRLLLDSANEGFYSIDRNGAVTLCNDAFLKILGFASREEVLGRHLHHVIHHSRPDGSPYPVQECPIQHTAVTGQPRHVEHELFFRVDGSSLPVEYRVAPIFRDGELQGAICTFSDISERTQHQALQAFLLELSDCLQANSEQVDLCCVLDERLARLTRSDCIAWACLEQDALVVQQQWLAPGTPSRLGRHALADGATLTERLRREHLVVLDRDESQPGLHERLASMGLLMAELPTIGTQPLVLLFMRGQAQAWTGDDVTLVREVLERLRSSAERIRANKALREAEQRISLANEIASIGVWEYRDHQHSLHWDAQLKAMAGIPPEQPGLDVHEVLARVHPDDRGKLIRALGETLAGEGDGEFQLDYRIYDTRIDDFVWLANRGRRLLDPSGEVRILGTARNITAERNAAERMLRMNEMLEEQIKDRQQAEQRQTALIELGDLLREQHDSQTIAHAAVSVIGRTIGVSRVLFASVDASSQSATIERYWSDGGSDSSNEMVYFADYGDFFYDLQENELVVIEDVLHDARTASHAENFAESLIRSIVCVPLFEQGRISAVMMLLEEQPRAWLDEDISFIREVADRAWTADERMRAERALRESEEQFRTLADNMSQFAWMADPAGRIYWYNKRWYDYTGTTSEAMRALGWRAVNHPDHHERVSASMKRAFAIGSIWEETFPLRGKDGKYRWFLSRALPIRDDFGQVTHWFGTNTDVTAQVAAEEALRELNESLERRVAERTRELAAINSRLHIEMAERERAEEALRHAQKMEAIGQLTGGLAHDFNNMLTGVLGSLDLIQRRVASGSTGDLDRYIDAATTSANRAAALTHRLLAFARRQSLDPKPVDVNMLVVSMEDMLRRTMGEHIQLEVDLQADAWLAYTDGHQLENALLNLVINARDAMPNGGRLGVHTENQRIEQHQPDAPEPGDYVVLWVTDNGAGMSAQTIAKAFDPFFTTKPIGQGTGLGLSMVYGFAKQTGGHVRIDSALGEGTRVTLYLPRNLSDDQAQPGPAQATDMPGARSGEIVLVVEDEAAVRMLVVEVLQELGYQVLEACDATSALPYLHGDQRLDLLVSDFGLPGLNGRQLVESARQHRPELKVLFITGYVPDEEMRNDFIGPGMDILAKPFSIDILAARIRSLIDTGV; the protein is encoded by the coding sequence TTGAACGCCGAACACTGCGCTCCCGCAGCGACCTGGAATGAAGCTGAACGGCTGATCGCATTGGCTCGCTACACCGCGCTCGACGCTCTGTGCATAACGGACCTCGAGGCGCTGGCCGCCATGGCTGCAGATCTCTGCGCCTGTCCGGCGGCAGCGATTCATTTCGTCGACGACCAGTACCAGCATTGCATGGCTGCGTTCGCACTGGAGCGCGAAGCTGTCGTGCGCGAACGGTCACCGTCGGCCTGGGCGATCCGTCAGGAAGGCGCGCTGGTTCTCCCCCATACCGACACCCTCGCCCAGTTCGAACTGCCGCGGCTGGCCGACGGCCAGACCACCGGTTTCTACGCCGCGGTGATCCTGCGCAGCAGTGACGGCCTGCCACTGGGCACCTTGAGCGTCTTTGACCACCAGCCCCGCGAACTCACGCCGCGCCAGGGCACTCAGCTGCTGGCGGTGGCGCGCCAGGTCATGGCCCTGCTGGAGCTCAGCAGACTGCGCGGCGAGCAGGAACGCAGCCGGCAGATCATCGACAGCGCCCAGGATTACGCCATTCTCGCCACCGACCTGCAGGGCCGCATCACCAGCTGGAACAGCGGTGCGCAGCGGCTGCTCGGCTGGTCGTCGGAGGAAGCCATCGGCCGTGACGTGGCGTGCATCTTCAGCGAAGCCGATCGCAGCGCACAGGTCCCCCAGGCCGAAATGCGCACGGCGCTGGAGCAGGGGCGTGCCGGCGACGAACGCTGGCATCTGCGCAAGGACGGCTCGCGCTTCTGGGCCAGCGGCATCCTCACGCCACTGCTGCACGACGGCCAGACGCAGGGCTTCGTCAAGATCCTGCGCGACCTGACCGAATCCCGTCAGCAGCAGGCGGCGGCGCGCGAAACCGAGGAGCGCTACCGCGCCCTGGTCGACCTCAGCCCGCAGATCATCTGGCAATGCGATGCCGCGGGTGGCCTCACCTTTTGCAACAGCTACTGGTGCGAGTTCACCGGGCTCGGCGAGGCGAACTCCACCGGCGAAGGCTGGCTGGCCGCTGTGTCGACCAGCGATCGCCAGCGCGTCGCCGAGCAATGGCAAACCGCATTGCGCCGGGAGCTGCCCTTCAAGCTGGAGCTGCCGCTGCGCGATGTCGACGGCAACCTGCGCTGGTTCCAGGCCAACGCGGCGCCTACCTACGACGCCGACGGACAGCTGCTGCGCTGGGTCTGTGTCGCCCAGGACATCGACAGCCGCCGGCGTTCGGAAATGCAGCGACTGGAGAGCGAGGCCTTTACCCGCCTGCTGCTGGATTCGGCCAACGAAGGCTTCTACTCCATCGACCGCAACGGCGCCGTTACCCTGTGCAACGACGCCTTTCTCAAGATTCTCGGCTTCGCCAGCCGTGAAGAGGTACTGGGCAGGCACCTGCACCATGTGATCCACCACAGTCGCCCCGATGGCAGCCCCTATCCGGTGCAGGAGTGTCCGATCCAGCATACGGCGGTCACCGGTCAGCCGCGGCATGTGGAACACGAGCTGTTCTTCCGCGTCGATGGCAGCAGCCTGCCCGTCGAATACCGGGTCGCACCGATCTTCCGTGACGGCGAACTGCAGGGGGCGATCTGCACCTTCAGCGACATCAGCGAGCGCACCCAGCACCAGGCCCTGCAGGCGTTCCTGCTGGAACTGAGCGACTGCCTGCAGGCCAACAGCGAACAGGTGGACCTCTGCTGCGTACTGGATGAACGCCTGGCACGTCTGACACGCAGCGACTGCATCGCCTGGGCCTGCCTGGAACAGGATGCACTGGTGGTACAGCAACAATGGCTGGCGCCAGGCACACCGAGCCGGCTCGGCCGGCACGCCCTGGCGGACGGCGCGACGCTGACCGAGCGCCTGCGCCGCGAGCATCTGGTCGTACTCGACCGGGATGAGTCGCAACCTGGGCTGCACGAGCGGCTGGCCAGCATGGGGCTGCTGATGGCCGAGTTACCGACGATCGGCACCCAGCCGCTGGTGTTGCTGTTCATGCGAGGCCAGGCGCAAGCCTGGACCGGCGATGACGTCACCCTGGTGCGTGAAGTTCTCGAACGGCTGCGCAGCAGTGCCGAGCGCATCCGCGCCAACAAGGCGTTGCGCGAGGCGGAACAGCGCATCAGCCTGGCCAACGAGATCGCCTCAATCGGCGTGTGGGAGTACCGCGACCATCAGCATTCCCTGCACTGGGACGCCCAGCTCAAGGCGATGGCCGGCATACCACCCGAGCAGCCGGGGCTGGATGTGCATGAGGTGCTGGCACGGGTGCATCCGGACGATCGCGGCAAGCTGATCCGGGCGCTGGGTGAAACCCTCGCCGGTGAGGGCGACGGCGAGTTCCAGCTCGACTACCGAATCTACGACACCCGCATCGACGACTTTGTCTGGCTGGCCAACCGCGGCCGCCGGCTGCTCGACCCCAGCGGCGAGGTCCGCATCCTCGGTACGGCGCGCAACATCACTGCCGAACGCAACGCCGCCGAGCGCATGTTGCGCATGAACGAGATGCTCGAAGAGCAGATCAAGGATCGTCAGCAGGCCGAGCAGCGGCAGACGGCGCTGATCGAGCTGGGCGACCTGCTGCGCGAACAGCACGACAGCCAGACCATCGCCCATGCCGCCGTCAGCGTGATCGGCCGGACCATCGGCGTATCGCGGGTGCTGTTCGCCAGTGTCGACGCCTCCAGCCAGAGCGCCACCATCGAGCGCTACTGGAGCGACGGCGGTTCCGACAGCAGCAATGAGATGGTCTATTTCGCCGATTACGGGGACTTCTTCTACGACCTGCAGGAAAACGAGCTGGTGGTCATCGAGGACGTGCTGCACGACGCCCGCACCGCCAGCCACGCCGAGAACTTCGCCGAAAGCCTGATCCGCAGCATCGTCTGCGTGCCACTGTTCGAGCAGGGCCGCATCTCTGCCGTGATGATGCTGCTCGAGGAGCAGCCGCGCGCCTGGCTCGACGAGGACATTTCCTTCATCCGCGAAGTGGCCGACCGCGCCTGGACCGCCGACGAACGCATGCGCGCCGAACGCGCATTGCGCGAGAGCGAAGAGCAGTTCCGCACCCTGGCCGACAACATGAGCCAGTTCGCCTGGATGGCCGACCCCGCCGGGCGCATCTACTGGTACAACAAGCGCTGGTACGACTACACCGGCACCACCAGCGAGGCCATGCGCGCGCTGGGTTGGCGCGCGGTCAACCATCCCGATCATCACGAGCGGGTCAGCGCCTCGATGAAGCGTGCCTTCGCCATCGGCTCCATCTGGGAGGAGACCTTCCCGTTGCGCGGCAAGGACGGCAAGTACCGCTGGTTCCTCTCCCGGGCGCTGCCCATTCGCGACGACTTCGGCCAGGTTACCCACTGGTTCGGAACCAACACCGACGTGACGGCCCAGGTTGCCGCCGAAGAAGCCCTGCGCGAACTCAACGAAAGCCTGGAACGGCGCGTGGCCGAACGTACCCGCGAGCTGGCGGCGATCAACAGCCGCCTGCATATCGAGATGGCCGAACGCGAACGCGCCGAGGAAGCACTGCGCCATGCGCAGAAGATGGAAGCCATCGGCCAGCTGACCGGCGGCCTGGCCCATGACTTCAACAACATGCTGACCGGCGTGCTCGGCTCGCTGGACCTCATCCAGCGCCGCGTTGCCAGCGGCAGCACCGGCGACCTGGACCGCTACATCGACGCCGCCACCACCTCGGCCAACCGCGCCGCGGCGCTGACCCATCGCCTGCTGGCCTTTGCCCGGCGCCAGTCGCTGGACCCCAAACCGGTGGACGTGAACATGCTGGTGGTGTCGATGGAAGACATGCTGCGCCGCACCATGGGCGAGCACATCCAGCTGGAAGTGGACCTGCAGGCCGATGCCTGGCTCGCCTACACCGACGGTCATCAGCTGGAGAACGCCCTGCTCAATCTGGTGATCAATGCCCGCGATGCCATGCCCAACGGCGGCCGCCTCGGCGTGCACACCGAAAACCAGCGCATCGAGCAGCACCAGCCCGACGCGCCGGAGCCCGGCGACTACGTGGTGCTCTGGGTCACCGACAACGGTGCCGGCATGTCGGCGCAGACCATCGCCAAGGCGTTCGATCCGTTCTTCACCACCAAGCCGATCGGCCAGGGCACCGGCCTTGGCCTGTCGATGGTCTACGGCTTCGCCAAGCAGACCGGCGGCCATGTACGCATCGACAGCGCCCTCGGCGAGGGCACCCGGGTCACGCTCTATCTGCCACGCAATCTAAGCGACGACCAGGCCCAGCCCGGGCCGGCGCAAGCGACCGACATGCCAGGTGCCAGAAGTGGCGAGATCGTACTGGTGGTGGAGGACGAAGCGGCGGTGCGCATGCTGGTGGTGGAAGTACTGCAGGAGCTCGGCTACCAGGTGCTGGAAGCCTGCGATGCGACCAGTGCACTGCCCTACCTGCACGGTGATCAGCGCCTCGATCTGCTGGTCAGCGACTTCGGTCTGCCCGGGCTCAACGGTCGGCAGCTGGTGGAAAGCGCCAGGCAGCATCGCCCGGAACTGAAGGTGCTGTTCATCACCGGTTACGTGCCGGACGAGGAAATGCGCAACGACTTCATCGGCCCCGGCATGGATATCCTCGCCAAGCCGTTCAGCATCGACATCCTCGCGGCGCGCATCCGCAGCCTCATCGACACGGGCGTCTGA
- a CDS encoding L,D-transpeptidase family protein has protein sequence MALATSASAQQATLQSVLEGLPQSCPQLPVRSAISEHLNAFYQARQFQPAWTSRSLLEGLLQQLAQLADDGLDPAYYQPERIREQLYPVASSPRRPECDDLLASQAYLQALHHLARGRLRQADIEPIWRSPDAPEADDRQRLLQIAVQGLADLPGAFDRARPPHALYRDLRAAYARQRQAALPAWRPLPSGPTLRPGMRDERSPLLRELLLAGAGSAPALDLRYDDELVEAVRGFQLQHGLEADGVVGAATLAALNVSPASRLDQLRINLERLRWISRDLEPQSLLVDIAGARLIYFRDSCPFWQTRTQVGREARQTPPLKSRISRLTLNPTWTVPPTILKQDKLPLIREDIAYLARHQMRVIDAQGNAVDPYAVDWANPRGILLRQDAGPANPLGQVAIRFANPFSVYLHDTPSKPLFERAARAVSSGCVRVESALQLVDLLLEADERDTVARLLQSGETHEYRLARQTPILMAYWTADADDSGLPRYRPDIYKRDAALLRALDAAR, from the coding sequence CTGGCCCTCGCCACGTCTGCCTCTGCCCAGCAGGCGACATTGCAAAGCGTGCTGGAAGGCCTGCCGCAGAGCTGCCCGCAGCTGCCGGTCAGGTCCGCGATTAGCGAACACCTGAACGCGTTCTACCAGGCCCGCCAGTTCCAGCCCGCCTGGACCTCCCGCTCCCTGCTCGAAGGCCTGCTGCAGCAGCTCGCGCAGCTGGCCGACGACGGCCTGGACCCTGCCTACTACCAGCCGGAGCGGATACGCGAGCAGCTCTACCCGGTCGCGTCTTCCCCACGCCGGCCCGAATGCGACGACCTGCTTGCCAGCCAGGCCTACCTCCAAGCGCTGCACCACCTGGCCCGCGGACGGCTGCGACAGGCGGACATCGAACCCATCTGGCGCAGCCCGGATGCGCCGGAGGCGGATGATCGCCAGCGGCTTCTGCAGATCGCCGTGCAGGGCCTAGCCGATCTGCCTGGGGCATTCGATCGCGCGCGCCCGCCGCACGCCCTGTACCGCGACCTGCGTGCGGCCTATGCCAGGCAGCGCCAGGCAGCCCTGCCGGCCTGGCGCCCGTTGCCGAGCGGCCCGACGCTGCGCCCCGGAATGCGTGACGAGCGCAGCCCGCTGCTGCGCGAACTGCTGCTCGCCGGTGCCGGCAGCGCGCCCGCGCTGGACCTGCGCTACGACGACGAACTGGTCGAGGCCGTACGTGGCTTCCAGCTGCAGCACGGGCTGGAGGCCGATGGCGTCGTCGGCGCCGCCACCCTGGCGGCGCTCAATGTCAGCCCGGCCAGCCGCCTCGATCAGTTGCGCATCAACCTCGAGCGCCTGCGCTGGATCAGCCGCGACCTCGAGCCGCAATCGCTGCTGGTGGACATCGCCGGGGCACGGCTGATCTATTTCCGCGACAGCTGTCCGTTCTGGCAGACGCGCACCCAGGTCGGCCGCGAGGCGCGGCAGACTCCGCCGCTGAAATCGCGGATCTCACGCCTCACCCTGAACCCCACCTGGACCGTGCCGCCAACCATCCTCAAGCAAGACAAGCTGCCGCTGATTCGCGAGGACATCGCCTACCTGGCGCGCCACCAGATGCGCGTGATCGACGCCCAGGGCAATGCCGTGGACCCCTACGCCGTGGACTGGGCCAACCCGCGCGGCATCCTGCTGCGCCAGGACGCCGGCCCGGCCAACCCTCTCGGCCAGGTGGCGATCCGCTTCGCCAATCCGTTTTCGGTGTACCTGCACGACACGCCGAGCAAGCCGCTGTTCGAACGTGCCGCCCGCGCGGTCAGCTCCGGCTGCGTACGGGTCGAGTCCGCCCTGCAGCTGGTCGATCTGCTGCTCGAGGCTGACGAGCGGGACACCGTCGCCAGGCTGTTGCAAAGCGGCGAGACCCACGAATACCGGCTCGCCCGGCAGACACCGATCCTGATGGCCTACTGGACGGCGGATGCCGACGACAGCGGCCTGCCCCGCTACCGCCCCGACATCTACAAGCGCGATGCAGCCTTGCTGCGGGCCCTGGACGCGGCCCGCTGA
- a CDS encoding murein L,D-transpeptidase catalytic domain family protein — MISVLRRACLAAGLLIFAAPLWAATATYQPMVDSLARLAPKLDRQVLTHAVAAMQCAVNNGAGAAQRLAVIDYSLPSSEKRLWIFDLEREQLLLEDLVAHGQKSGDNHATRFSNAVGSHQSSIGLFRTAESYSGKHGYSLRMDGLEPGINDRARERAIVIHPADYVNPSWIATQGRIGRSQGCPAVRPEVARIVVDSLKGGQFMFSWYPDQQWLQSSAYLNCKPNQVASILAARSDG, encoded by the coding sequence ATGATTTCAGTGCTTCGACGTGCCTGCCTGGCGGCGGGCCTTCTCATCTTCGCCGCGCCGCTCTGGGCGGCCACCGCCACCTATCAGCCGATGGTCGACAGCCTGGCGCGGCTGGCGCCCAAGCTGGACCGGCAGGTTCTGACCCACGCGGTCGCAGCGATGCAGTGCGCGGTCAACAATGGCGCCGGAGCCGCGCAGCGTCTGGCGGTGATCGATTATTCACTGCCTTCCAGCGAGAAACGCCTGTGGATCTTCGACCTGGAGAGGGAGCAGCTGTTGCTCGAGGACCTGGTCGCTCACGGGCAGAAATCCGGCGATAACCACGCCACGCGTTTCTCCAATGCGGTGGGCAGCCACCAGTCCAGCATCGGCCTGTTTCGCACTGCCGAAAGCTACAGCGGCAAGCACGGCTACTCGCTGCGCATGGACGGGCTGGAGCCGGGCATCAACGACCGCGCCCGTGAGCGCGCCATCGTCATTCACCCTGCCGACTACGTGAACCCCTCCTGGATCGCTACCCAAGGCCGCATCGGCCGCAGCCAGGGCTGTCCGGCGGTTCGGCCCGAGGTGGCACGGATTGTGGTCGACAGCCTCAAGGGTGGCCAGTTCATGTTCTCCTGGTACCCGGACCAGCAGTGGTTGCAGTCCTCGGCCTACCTCAACTGCAAGCCCAATCAGGTGGCGAGCATCCTCGCGGCGCGATCGGACGGCTGA
- a CDS encoding GspE/PulE family protein, with product MSVLNSPTQDRPLDLADLLRELVAQGRVAQDSAEQCLTVRRSAVANQQHPLEFLAAQQLDDLQRPGKKLDLETLTVWLAERAGQPYLRIDPLKIDVAAVTPLMSYAFAQRHSILAVAVDASAVTIASSQPFVHGWEANLTHVLKRPIKRVVANPTDIQRFTVEFYRLAKSVSGASSTDQKISGVGNFEQLLNLGASDQEPDANDSHIVNIVDWLFQYAFQQRASDIHIEPRREQGTVRFRIDGVLHNVYQFPPQVTMAVVSRLKSLGRMNVAEKRKPQDGRVKTKTPDGGEVELRLSTLPTAFGEKMVMRIFDPEVLLKGFDQLGFSADDLRRWQSMTSQPNGIILVTGPTGSGKTTTLYTTLKQLATPEVNVCTIEDPIEMIEGAFNQMQVQHNIDLTFASGVRALMRQDPDIIMVGEIRDLETAEMAIQAALTGHLVLSTLHTNDAPSAITRLLELGVPHYLLKATLLGVMAQRLVRTLCPHCKAPMQLDADDWSALTKPWNAPLPSTAQRAVGCLECRDTGYRGRAGVYEIMLLNDAIKPLITADTDIVALRRQAFKDGMRSLRLSGAQKIAAGLTTVEEVLRVTPQSEQK from the coding sequence ATGTCCGTGCTGAACTCGCCCACCCAGGACCGCCCTCTCGATCTTGCCGACCTGTTGCGCGAGCTGGTTGCCCAGGGGCGGGTCGCGCAGGACAGCGCCGAGCAGTGCCTGACGGTACGCCGCAGCGCGGTGGCCAACCAGCAGCATCCGCTGGAATTCCTCGCCGCCCAGCAGCTTGACGACCTGCAGCGGCCGGGCAAGAAGCTCGATCTGGAAACCCTCACCGTCTGGCTGGCCGAACGTGCCGGCCAGCCTTACCTGCGCATCGATCCGCTGAAGATCGACGTCGCCGCCGTCACTCCACTGATGTCCTACGCCTTCGCCCAGCGCCACAGCATTCTGGCCGTGGCGGTGGATGCCAGCGCCGTGACCATCGCCAGCAGCCAGCCTTTCGTGCACGGTTGGGAAGCCAACCTGACCCACGTGCTCAAGCGGCCGATCAAGCGTGTGGTGGCCAACCCGACGGACATTCAACGCTTCACCGTCGAGTTCTACCGCCTGGCCAAGTCGGTCAGCGGTGCCAGCAGCACGGATCAGAAGATCAGCGGCGTCGGCAACTTCGAGCAGCTGCTCAACCTCGGCGCCAGCGATCAGGAGCCGGACGCCAACGACTCGCACATCGTCAATATCGTCGACTGGCTGTTCCAGTACGCCTTCCAGCAGCGCGCCAGCGACATTCACATCGAACCGCGCCGCGAGCAGGGCACCGTGCGCTTTCGCATCGATGGCGTGCTGCACAACGTCTATCAGTTCCCACCGCAGGTAACGATGGCGGTGGTCAGCCGGCTGAAATCCCTCGGCCGCATGAACGTGGCCGAGAAGCGCAAGCCGCAGGATGGCCGGGTCAAGACCAAGACGCCGGATGGCGGCGAGGTGGAGCTGCGCCTGTCGACACTGCCGACCGCCTTCGGCGAGAAGATGGTGATGCGCATCTTCGACCCCGAGGTGCTGCTCAAGGGCTTCGACCAGCTGGGCTTTTCCGCCGATGATCTGCGTCGCTGGCAAAGCATGACCAGCCAGCCCAACGGCATCATCCTGGTCACCGGGCCGACCGGTTCGGGCAAGACCACCACCCTCTACACCACGCTCAAGCAGCTGGCGACGCCGGAGGTGAACGTCTGCACCATCGAGGACCCGATCGAGATGATCGAAGGCGCCTTCAACCAGATGCAGGTGCAGCACAACATCGACCTGACCTTCGCCAGCGGCGTGCGCGCGCTGATGCGTCAGGACCCGGACATCATCATGGTCGGCGAGATTCGCGACCTGGAAACCGCGGAGATGGCCATCCAGGCCGCGCTGACCGGCCACCTGGTGCTCTCCACGCTGCATACCAACGACGCGCCCAGTGCCATCACCCGCCTGCTGGAGCTGGGCGTGCCGCATTACCTGCTCAAGGCCACCCTGCTCGGCGTCATGGCGCAGCGCCTGGTGCGCACGCTGTGCCCGCACTGCAAGGCGCCGATGCAGCTCGATGCAGACGACTGGAGTGCATTGACTAAACCCTGGAACGCCCCGCTACCGAGCACCGCGCAACGGGCGGTCGGCTGCCTGGAATGCCGGGACACCGGTTATCGCGGGCGTGCCGGTGTCTACGAGATCATGCTGCTCAATGACGCGATCAAGCCGCTGATCACCGCCGATACCGATATCGTCGCCCTGCGTCGCCAGGCGTTCAAGGACGGTATGCGCAGCCTGCGCCTGTCCGGCGCGCAGAAGATCGCTGCCGGCCTGACTACCGTCGAGGAAGTGTTGCGGGTGACGCCGCAGAGCGAGCAGAAGTAG
- a CDS encoding inorganic triphosphatase produces MQKETEIKLRASRETLLALREHPLLKKCNKSGWSRHELFNQYYDTAERELAHARVALRLRRDGEQFIQTLKSRGQSVAGLSERNEWDWYLDKAKLDIKKLGDDCWPASLANLDKKTLKPIFTTDFVREKAEIAWGRGKTRVVIEAALDLGQVKAGKQSEEICELELELRQGEPEALLELAAELAADLPLMPCDISKAERGYRLYDADGYSLQLPAPELVASMPLDDAVVALGWQLLGNSQRLAEQYRFNGRWKLLGEWLQQLVELRALLGSLGQAAPRASSRELRELLDMLIHDWRPRVEAGQDDEGVRKAAPTQFTEELGQTRWGLLSLKASLWLLQRSWTQGRNARGDRQGAAELGKWLPHLLAEEAKALQLPRYQQQPEDLAEQSPRMERMLVWLHLARGVLELPETDRLYGELAKLHEMARQPLDEAAREQRVEQAHRVWTLKAWKLLEK; encoded by the coding sequence ATGCAGAAAGAAACCGAAATCAAGCTACGCGCCAGCCGCGAGACTCTCCTCGCCCTGCGCGAACATCCGCTGCTGAAGAAGTGCAACAAGAGCGGCTGGTCGCGCCATGAGCTGTTCAACCAGTATTACGACACCGCCGAGCGCGAACTGGCTCATGCCCGCGTGGCGTTGCGCCTGCGGCGCGACGGCGAGCAGTTCATCCAGACCCTGAAAAGCCGCGGCCAGAGCGTCGCCGGCCTGTCCGAACGCAACGAGTGGGACTGGTACCTGGACAAGGCCAAGCTGGACATCAAGAAGCTTGGCGATGACTGCTGGCCGGCCAGCCTCGCCAACCTGGACAAGAAGACCCTGAAACCGATCTTCACCACCGATTTCGTCCGCGAGAAGGCCGAGATCGCCTGGGGCCGCGGAAAGACCAGGGTCGTCATCGAAGCCGCACTGGACCTGGGCCAGGTCAAGGCCGGCAAGCAGTCCGAGGAGATCTGCGAGCTGGAGCTGGAACTGCGCCAGGGCGAGCCCGAAGCGCTGCTGGAACTGGCCGCCGAACTGGCCGCCGACCTGCCGCTGATGCCCTGCGACATCAGCAAGGCCGAACGCGGCTACCGCCTGTATGACGCCGATGGCTACAGCCTGCAGCTGCCCGCACCCGAACTGGTGGCGAGCATGCCGCTGGACGATGCCGTCGTCGCGCTTGGCTGGCAGCTGCTCGGCAATAGCCAGCGACTGGCCGAGCAGTACCGCTTCAATGGCCGCTGGAAACTGCTGGGCGAATGGCTGCAGCAGCTCGTCGAACTGCGCGCCCTGCTCGGCAGCCTCGGCCAGGCCGCCCCACGTGCCAGCAGCCGAGAGCTGCGCGAACTGCTCGATATGCTGATCCACGACTGGCGTCCACGAGTCGAAGCCGGTCAGGACGATGAGGGGGTGCGCAAGGCCGCACCAACGCAGTTCACCGAGGAACTGGGTCAGACCCGCTGGGGCCTGCTGTCGCTCAAGGCGTCCCTCTGGCTGCTGCAACGCAGCTGGACCCAAGGCCGCAACGCCCGTGGCGATCGCCAGGGTGCCGCCGAGCTGGGCAAATGGCTGCCGCACCTGCTGGCCGAAGAAGCCAAGGCTCTGCAGTTGCCGCGCTACCAGCAGCAGCCGGAAGACCTGGCCGAGCAGAGCCCGCGCATGGAGCGCATGCTGGTATGGCTGCACCTGGCGCGCGGCGTGCTGGAGCTGCCGGAAACCGACCGTCTCTATGGCGAACTGGCCAAGCTCCACGAAATGGCCCGTCAGCCGCTGGACGAAGCAGCGCGCGAGCAACGCGTCGAGCAGGCCCATCGGGTATGGACGCTCAAGGCCTGGAAACTGCTGGAAAAATAA
- a CDS encoding TIGR00153 family protein — translation MPVNPFVSLFGRSPIGPMQQHMAKSHECAANLVPLFQAVMAEDWEKVEQIQQQMAQLENEADKLKKSVRQHLPKSLFLPVPRSDLLDLLSVQDKIANRAKDIAGLMLGRCMTIPQALQPQMLAYVQRSVDASAQALKALKELDSLLETGFSGREATLVENMVEELEEIERETDRMQITVRRALFNLEKDLPAVDVIFLYKIIEWIGDVADRAERVGNRLEQLLAR, via the coding sequence ATGCCAGTCAATCCTTTCGTCAGCTTGTTTGGACGCTCGCCAATCGGCCCGATGCAGCAGCATATGGCCAAGTCGCATGAATGTGCAGCGAACTTGGTGCCGCTGTTCCAGGCGGTAATGGCCGAGGACTGGGAAAAGGTCGAGCAGATCCAGCAGCAGATGGCGCAGCTGGAGAACGAGGCCGACAAACTGAAGAAGAGCGTACGCCAGCACCTGCCCAAGAGCCTGTTCCTGCCGGTGCCGCGCTCCGATCTGCTTGATCTGCTGAGTGTACAGGACAAGATCGCCAACCGCGCCAAGGACATCGCCGGTCTGATGCTGGGCCGCTGCATGACCATCCCGCAGGCGCTGCAGCCGCAGATGCTGGCCTACGTGCAACGCAGCGTCGACGCCAGCGCCCAGGCGCTGAAGGCGCTGAAGGAACTGGATTCGCTGCTGGAAACCGGCTTCAGCGGCCGTGAAGCCACACTCGTCGAAAATATGGTCGAGGAGCTCGAGGAGATCGAGCGCGAAACCGACCGCATGCAGATCACGGTACGCCGTGCGCTGTTCAATCTGGAAAAGGACCTGCCAGCAGTCGACGTGATCTTCCTCTACAAGATCATCGAATGGATCGGTGATGTAGCCGACCGCGCCGAGCGCGTCGGCAACCGTCTGGAACAATTGCTGGCGCGCTGA